In Fluviicola taffensis DSM 16823, the following are encoded in one genomic region:
- a CDS encoding DUF3137 domain-containing protein — MDINFAQLQADMIAGDLSVLEAERKSFTKKFWKHFLICLALFIGIPLAVFIVNPDSMFVALIAAGLILVGSAIFLGTSYSRFYKYFKEQFKGKVIPTVVKFVDERLHYEPNKELIDKYTESRIFSQRYDRYKAEDTISGKFDLTDFAFGEIHTEYKTVTRDKNGNRQEHWHTIFKGMLFVSDFHKNFNGETIIDVDYMERFFGRIGRRFQKWNPSRTGNLVKLENPEFENKFAVYSTDEQECRYILTPSMMERLVEMGNKIHFKVAISFRNNQVYIAVFNNMDLFEPSVFGSLLKEEDYRIIITMMKLMTGIIEDLNLNTRIWMKE; from the coding sequence ATGGATATTAATTTTGCACAACTTCAGGCAGACATGATTGCTGGGGATTTAAGTGTTTTGGAAGCTGAAAGAAAATCATTTACTAAAAAGTTCTGGAAACATTTTTTGATTTGTCTGGCGCTTTTCATAGGAATACCTTTAGCCGTTTTCATTGTAAATCCCGATTCAATGTTTGTGGCATTAATCGCTGCGGGTTTAATTTTGGTTGGTTCCGCGATTTTTCTAGGTACAAGCTATAGTCGTTTCTATAAGTATTTTAAAGAACAGTTTAAAGGGAAAGTCATTCCGACTGTGGTGAAATTCGTAGATGAAAGATTGCACTACGAGCCGAATAAGGAATTAATTGATAAGTATACTGAAAGCCGAATCTTCTCTCAACGTTACGATCGATACAAAGCAGAAGATACCATTTCAGGAAAGTTTGATTTGACTGATTTTGCCTTTGGAGAAATTCATACGGAGTATAAAACGGTAACAAGAGATAAAAACGGAAATCGTCAGGAACACTGGCACACCATTTTTAAAGGGATGTTATTTGTCAGCGATTTTCACAAGAATTTCAATGGAGAAACTATCATTGATGTGGATTACATGGAGCGTTTCTTTGGGAGAATCGGACGAAGATTTCAGAAATGGAACCCAAGTCGAACTGGAAATCTTGTGAAATTGGAAAACCCTGAATTTGAAAATAAATTTGCCGTATACAGTACGGATGAGCAGGAGTGTCGGTATATCTTAACTCCTTCTATGATGGAAAGACTAGTTGAGATGGGGAATAAAATTCATTTTAAAGTTGCAATCTCATTTCGGAATAACCAGGTTTACATTGCTGTTTTCAACAATATGGATTTGTTTGAACCATCCGTTTTTGGAAGTCTACTCAAGGAGGAAGACTATCGAATTATTATCACAATGATGAAACTAATGACCGGAATTATTGAAGATTTGAATCTCAATACACGTATTTGGATGAAAGAATAA
- a CDS encoding LemA family protein, with product MLLIIVISLTVAVLVPVITVIVIKNGLIAKENQVENAFASVDVMLKKRFDLIPQLTSCVSGYMTHEKELLEKLTALRSGSRDTETLAQGNHELQSQFSQFLIKAEAYPDLKASDQFMMLQRSMNEMEEQLAAARRTYNMSIEIFNNAVLQFPSSLIAKNNKMEKKQYLKFND from the coding sequence ATGTTATTAATTATAGTGATTTCACTAACTGTTGCTGTTCTCGTTCCTGTTATTACGGTTATTGTAATCAAAAATGGACTAATTGCTAAAGAAAATCAAGTTGAAAATGCTTTTGCTTCTGTGGATGTCATGCTCAAAAAACGGTTTGATTTAATCCCTCAATTAACATCTTGTGTGAGTGGATATATGACTCATGAAAAAGAATTATTGGAAAAATTGACAGCCTTACGATCTGGTTCAAGAGATACAGAAACATTAGCACAGGGAAATCATGAACTTCAGAGTCAATTTAGTCAGTTTTTAATCAAAGCGGAAGCGTATCCAGATTTAAAAGCGAGCGACCAATTTATGATGCTTCAACGAAGTATGAATGAAATGGAAGAACAATTGGCTGCAGCAAGAAGAACCTACAATATGTCTATCGAAATTTTCAACAATGCTGTACTTCAATTTCCGTCGTCCCTTATTGCAAAGAACAATAAGATGGAGAAGAAGCAGTATTTGAAATTCAACGACTAA
- a CDS encoding alpha/beta fold hydrolase: MIKQTSGFTDKITNSGTEQAIFHTIFQSEEKPLKATILILHGMQEHSGRYIEFANFLAESGYAVLTYDHAGHGKTAASKSHHGYFHSNNAAKRVVDDAEKMAELLEQEFPSIPHFVLGHSMGSFITRCLLQQAHHRFDGAIIVGTGGKQAIAPIARFVFSILNTLTPQKRSIKLNRFFNNLNNKRFKGDSSETRWLSVNKENQRAFVKDELCGIPFTNNGFHTLLTLNIKSTRNDWASNISKKLPFLFVSGAEDPIGDFSKGVTKTVENMKKEGFSNTSLLLYPKMRHEILNEDIKHQVFQDIQNWLDERLV; encoded by the coding sequence ATGATCAAACAGACAAGTGGTTTCACTGATAAAATAACCAATTCAGGAACAGAACAAGCTATTTTCCATACTATTTTTCAATCAGAAGAGAAACCTCTAAAAGCTACCATACTTATCTTACATGGAATGCAGGAGCATAGCGGGCGTTATATTGAATTTGCAAATTTTCTTGCTGAAAGCGGATATGCTGTTTTGACTTATGATCATGCAGGACATGGGAAAACGGCAGCTTCCAAATCTCATCATGGTTATTTTCATTCAAACAATGCTGCCAAACGCGTAGTAGATGATGCCGAAAAAATGGCAGAGTTACTTGAACAGGAGTTTCCATCGATACCGCATTTTGTTCTCGGGCATTCTATGGGATCTTTTATAACAAGATGCTTGCTACAACAAGCCCATCATCGATTTGATGGTGCTATTATTGTTGGAACAGGTGGAAAGCAAGCCATTGCTCCTATAGCCCGATTTGTATTTTCTATCCTAAACACACTGACTCCTCAAAAAAGGAGCATAAAACTTAATCGTTTTTTTAATAATTTGAACAATAAACGTTTCAAAGGTGATTCATCTGAAACACGCTGGCTAAGTGTGAACAAGGAGAATCAACGCGCTTTTGTGAAGGATGAACTTTGTGGCATTCCATTTACCAACAATGGGTTTCACACCTTACTCACATTAAACATCAAATCAACAAGAAATGATTGGGCGAGTAACATATCCAAGAAACTACCATTTCTATTTGTAAGTGGCGCAGAAGATCCCATTGGGGATTTTAGCAAAGGAGTTACTAAAACGGTTGAAAACATGAAGAAAGAAGGATTTTCAAATACCAGTTTATTGCTATATCCTAAAATGAGGCATGAAATTTTGAATGAAGATATCAAACATCAGGTTTTTCAAGATATCCAAAACTGGTTGGATGAACGGTTGGTCTAA
- the rocD gene encoding ornithine--oxo-acid transaminase gives MVAVDKLSSEELMQLEDRYGAHNYHPLPVVLAKGEGVYVWDVEGKKYFDFLSAYSAVNQGHCHPKIVKALTDQAQTLTLTSRAFYNDTLGVYEKFVTDYFGFDKVLPMNTGAEAVETAIKIARKWGYEKKGVAENQAQIIVCEQNFHGRTTTIISFSSDPDANTNFGPFTPGFIRIPYNDLDALAEAAKQPNIIGFLVEPIQGEAGVYVPAEGYLAGAKEICSKNNILFIADEVQTGIARTGKLLAVDHENVKPDILILGKAISGGVYPVSAVFANDNIMMVIKPGQHGSTFGGNPLAAKVAVAALEVVKDEKLAENSERLGQLFRAEMNRIIEKSDLILKVRGKGLLNAIIVNDTEDSKTAWNLCVELKNNGLLAKPTHGNIIRFAPPLVMTEEQLMECVAIIEKTILEFKK, from the coding sequence ATGGTAGCAGTAGACAAATTGTCATCAGAGGAATTGATGCAATTAGAAGATCGTTATGGAGCGCACAATTATCATCCGCTTCCAGTCGTTCTTGCAAAAGGAGAAGGGGTTTATGTTTGGGACGTTGAAGGAAAAAAATACTTTGATTTCCTTTCAGCATATTCAGCTGTAAATCAAGGGCATTGTCACCCGAAAATTGTAAAAGCATTAACGGATCAGGCTCAAACATTGACCTTAACCTCACGCGCATTTTACAACGATACATTGGGTGTTTATGAAAAATTCGTAACCGACTATTTTGGTTTCGATAAAGTTCTTCCAATGAATACGGGGGCTGAGGCAGTGGAAACGGCTATCAAGATTGCGCGTAAATGGGGATATGAAAAGAAAGGTGTTGCTGAAAATCAAGCGCAAATTATTGTGTGTGAGCAAAATTTCCACGGTAGAACAACAACCATCATCTCTTTCTCGAGTGACCCGGATGCAAATACCAATTTCGGACCGTTTACTCCAGGATTTATTCGTATTCCATACAATGATCTAGACGCATTAGCTGAGGCAGCGAAACAACCAAATATCATCGGTTTTTTAGTAGAACCTATTCAAGGAGAGGCTGGAGTATATGTTCCCGCAGAAGGTTATTTGGCTGGGGCAAAAGAAATTTGTTCGAAGAATAATATTTTGTTTATCGCTGATGAAGTTCAAACTGGAATTGCACGAACAGGAAAACTATTGGCTGTTGATCATGAAAATGTAAAACCAGATATCTTAATTCTTGGAAAAGCAATTTCAGGAGGAGTTTATCCAGTTTCTGCAGTTTTTGCCAATGACAATATCATGATGGTGATCAAACCAGGTCAACACGGGTCAACTTTTGGAGGAAATCCATTGGCGGCAAAAGTGGCGGTTGCTGCATTAGAAGTCGTGAAAGACGAAAAATTAGCTGAAAATTCTGAACGATTGGGGCAATTATTCCGAGCAGAAATGAATCGTATCATCGAAAAGTCGGATTTGATTCTAAAAGTGCGTGGAAAAGGATTGTTGAATGCAATCATTGTAAATGACACAGAAGATAGTAAAACTGCTTGGAATTTGTGTGTGGAATTGAAAAACAACGGTTTGTTGGCTAAACCAACTCATGGAAATATCATTCGCTTTGCACCACCATTGGTTATGACCGAAGAGCAATTGATGGAATGTGTTGCAATCATTGAAAAAACGATTCTTGAGTTTAAGAAGTAA
- a CDS encoding fatty acid desaturase family protein, translated as MKKVQFSKPQGEFFSSLRKSVQNYFDENQLETSGNWKLYLKTTIIITTYIAIYCSIMLLPIPGYVALLLSASLGFVQALVGFNIMHDANHEAFSSNKNVNYFFGLSMNALGSDAFMWKQKHNLVHHTYTNIDGIDDDISKTPFLRMSETQPRYKAHRFQHIYLPFLYGISTIYWVLVKDFQDYITGSRFNVEVGKMKPIDHVMFWTTRIIYFGLYLVLPSFVWGIGWTILGFTLMHMMLGLTMSFVFQLAHVVENVEFEHAEDESLMVENEWAVHQLATTSDFAVDNKLVSWLVGGLNFQVEHHLFPRISHVHYPEIQKIVAKTCAEFGVTYYSYTSTGEAIASHFRHMKRLGKE; from the coding sequence GTGAAAAAAGTTCAGTTTTCTAAGCCTCAGGGCGAATTCTTTTCCTCACTGAGAAAATCGGTTCAGAATTATTTTGATGAAAATCAACTAGAAACTTCTGGAAATTGGAAATTGTATTTAAAGACAACCATCATTATCACAACATACATTGCTATTTATTGTTCAATCATGTTGCTTCCAATTCCAGGATATGTTGCGCTTCTTTTATCCGCATCATTAGGATTTGTTCAGGCATTGGTTGGTTTTAATATCATGCACGATGCTAACCACGAAGCTTTCTCTAGCAATAAAAATGTCAATTATTTCTTTGGTCTTTCCATGAACGCTCTGGGAAGTGATGCATTTATGTGGAAACAAAAACACAATTTAGTTCACCATACTTATACGAACATTGATGGAATTGATGACGATATTTCGAAGACTCCATTTTTACGTATGAGCGAAACACAACCACGTTATAAGGCACATCGTTTTCAACACATTTACTTGCCATTCTTGTATGGCATTTCTACTATTTACTGGGTTTTGGTAAAGGATTTTCAAGATTATATTACAGGTTCACGTTTCAATGTAGAGGTTGGAAAGATGAAACCAATTGATCATGTGATGTTTTGGACAACGCGTATTATCTATTTCGGGTTGTATTTGGTTCTTCCATCGTTTGTTTGGGGAATCGGTTGGACTATTCTTGGTTTCACGTTGATGCACATGATGCTTGGATTAACGATGTCATTTGTTTTTCAATTGGCTCATGTGGTTGAAAATGTGGAATTTGAACACGCAGAAGATGAATCATTGATGGTTGAAAATGAATGGGCTGTACATCAATTAGCTACAACGAGTGATTTCGCGGTTGACAACAAATTAGTAAGCTGGTTAGTTGGCGGCTTGAACTTTCAAGTTGAACATCACCTTTTTCCACGCATTTCACATGTTCATTACCCAGAAATTCAGAAAATTGTAGCAAAAACTTGTGCTGAATTTGGAGTTACCTACTATTCATACACAAGTACTGGTGAAGCAATAGCTTCTCATTTCAGACACATGAAACGTTTGGGGAAAGAATAA